The Dethiosulfovibrio peptidovorans DSM 11002 nucleotide sequence CTCCGTATCGGTAAGTCCGCACCTTATGGCGTACTTGGTAAGGTCAGCCACGTTGTGCAGGTCCAGCTTATTCATCACGCTCTGCCGGTGATTCTCGACCGTCTTGGCACTCAGATTGAGAGACGAGGCGATCTCCCTGGTGCTTCTGCCCTCCGCAACGAGCTGGAGGATCTCCCATTCCCTGGGAGTGAGCTCCATCCTCTGATCCTCCTCGGCTATCAGATAATCCAACGAGGAAAGGTCCATCCCGAGACCTCTCTCTATGCTGGGACCGAGATAGGCCTCTCCTTCGACCACCGCCCTTATTGCACCGACCAGCTCGTCTGTGGCGCAATCCTTGAGCAGGAAGGCCCTGGCGCCGGCCCTGAACATTTCCACCACGAAATGCCTGTCCGAATGCATCGACAGGGCCACCACAGCCACGCCGAGCTTCCTCAGCCTTCTGGTGGCCTCGATACCTCCCATGCCGGGCATCACTATATCCATTACGGCCACATGGGGACGGAGCTCCTCCGCTATATCCACGGCGGCACGACCATCGGATACCTCGGCAACTATATCGATGTTTTTCTCCGCCTCCAGGAGCATCACCAATCCCTTACGGACGATCTGATGATCGTCCGCCACCATCACCCTTATCAAGAGACCCCTCCTCACTTACCTTACGGGCAGTTTTATGGTAGCCCTGGTTCCCTTTCCAGGAGAGGATCGACAGATAAGCTCTCCCCCCATCCCCGCCAATCTCTCCCTTATGCTGAGAAGACCGAAGGACAGATCCGCGGCGGATCGATCCAGATTTTCCGGATCGTAGCCCCGCCCCTCGTCGAGAACTGTGGCGACCACGAATTTCCCGTCCCTTTCAAGGCTTACGAAAGCTTCCGAGACTTCTGCGTGTTTGGCCACGTTTATCAAAAGCTCTCTGATAGACCTGTATAGAAGTCCTCTGGATCTCCTGTCCAGAAGGTCCGCCGAGCCATCGTCCTTCACGGAAACGGCTAGGCCTCTGTCCCTTCGAACTACGTCGCACATGCGCTCCAGCGCCGGGCCGAAACCTAACTCGTCGAGCAGGGGCGACCCCAGCTCGAAGGTCATGGCCCTGGTCTCAGATATGATCTGGTCTGCCAAAACAACGCACTGCTTCAGCCCCTCTCTCACCGAACCGGAGGCGTCCCTCATGGCCAGTCCCAGTCGGATTTTGACCGATGCCAGATTCTGTCCCACCACGTCGTGAAGATAAGCGGCCATCCTTTGTCTCTCCTGCTGCTCCACCTCGTCGAGGCGACCTATCAGCTTTCTAAGTTGTCTGGCGTAGTTCTTCTCCCTGGCTCTGGCCTCCAACCTTTCGGAGATATCCTTCATTACGATCAACAACACCGGAAGATTATCCTCGGAGAAAACGGTCAGGCTCATCTCGACAGGAAGGCTTGAACCATCGGGACGACGCAGATCTCCGGTCAGGCCGACAGGTCCTCTGCTGCAGCTCAACAGGGTCTCCACCTGACGGAGCGAGGGGGACGAAAAGATCTCCCCTAGAGAACGGCCTACCGGAGGTCTAACGTCACCTCCTATCATCTCGGAGGCAACCGGATTGGATAGATCCACCCGGAAAAGCTCGTCGACTCCCTTTCGGCAGAGAAGAACGCCGTCTCCTATGGCGTTTAGGATTTTTCTGTAACGGTCTTCCCTTTCCTCCAGAAGCCTTCGAGCGATGTTTCTAACCTCGGTAAGTTCCATCCCGGCCACTATGGTTCCCTTTATTCCGCCGTTTTCGTCCTTATAGGGAACCACGTTTACCGAGAAAACCCTCCTGTTGCCTTTTTCGTCAGAAAAGGACAGTTCCTCGCCGTATATCCCGTAGCCCTGTCGAACGACTCTCCGTGCCATACGGCGCAGAGCTCCGTCGTTTGCCGATAGGATCTTTCCGGTACGATTGAATCTCTTGACCTCTCCGTTAAGACCGGTCATACATATCGGAACGGGAGCCCCTTCCAATATGGCATTCAGGGCGTCTTTTCTTCGGGCAAGCTCCCTTTGAAGAGAGTACAGAGAGGTGATGTCTCTGCCTACCGCCTGTATCTCCAGACCAGTCGATCCGACTCCCGAAACGGGAACACAGCTCCATCTTATCCACCTCTCCGATCCATCCGGGGAATTGATCGATTGGGTCCACTCTCCCTGGCGACTCTCTCCTCGATCAAGTCCGTCCAAAAGAGATTGGAGTCCCAGTCTCTCGGTGCCTTTAAGTCTGTTTGCCAAAGAGGAACCTATCAGTTTTTCCCTAGATAATCCCCAGAATCGACAACAGGCCTGGTTAACGAAGGTGATGGTCCAATCGGAGCGGAAACGTATCAGAGGATCTGTCTGGGCCTCCAGTACCGCCGCATACCGCCTCTCCCCTTCGGTAAGGATGCCCCAGACCTTGCGATAGGAAGATACGAAAAGCAGGCTCAGTATCACCAGAGTCACCCCGAGAAAGACTGTCAGAGGAAGCCTGCGTCTAAAGTGAAAGACCACGTTGAGATGGGCCGGGTCGGGAGACACGTGAACCAACACGAGCTTCTGTCCACCTATTCTGGCGCTGTGCCAGGCCAGTACCCTCAAACCCTCTCCAGAAAGCTGCTCCAGAGACTCACCGGACGATCTGTTGAGCACGTCCCTGGTCATAAGCCTCAGGTCCGCCTTCCTGCCATGTAGATCGCCGAACACGCTGTGTCCCACGGTCTCAGTGTCGCTGGACAGCACCACGTCGCCCAGAGGACTCAATATATAGGAGCTACCTCCCATCTTGAGATCGTAGACGACGTGTCCAAGAAGCCTGTCCAGGTCCAGCGTCACGACCATGGCTCCGTAAGCTATACGTCCCTGTCTTAAGGGATACACTATGCCCATCATCCTGAGACCGGGAGATATGGAAAAAGGAGGAATCCAATTCCCCCTCCCTCTCTCCATATAACGGCTCAGAAACAGCTTTCCCCAATGCAGAGACTGCTCGAAGATGGTGCGGTTTTCCGATCCGTACATCCACTGATCGTCGTCGTAGGTAACCACGGAGATATCCAGTATCTGTGGAAAAGAGATCAACTCCAGAGACTGTATCTCCCTGAGGGAGTCTCTGTCGAAGTCGGAGGAGATGAACGAGGAGGAAACGTATCTCGACACCGTCGAAAAATGCCGGACCATGTCGTTCAACCTGTCCGAGGTGGCCCGGGCGGCAAGGGTCAGCTGCTCCGATCTCCTGAGCAGCCCCTCTTCCCTGGATTTTGACACCTCGGATCTATCGAGAAAGAACATACCTCCGAGATATACGACCATACAGAATATCACGCCGACCATATAGGCTCCCCATTCGGACAGAGCCATCCTGGAGAACTTCATCGAGGGGCCTCGTAAGCCCTTCCTGTCACGGCTATCAGAAAAGATTCCTCTCCCTTTGCTCCCTTTAAGGTCAGTCTGCCCGGGGAACATGACCCGTCCCTGTAGAACAGGATCCTCTCGGGAACCACCCTCCAGCTTCCGTCGGGCAGTTCCGATCGAAGATCGATAGGTTCCAGAGAACCGTCTAAGACTACCGGTGAACCGTCCTCGACGGTCAAGATCAGAGGCCCTCTATCCATGGCCTCCGATCGAGCATCAGAAAGGTAACGGTTGAGCGATATCAGTCCATCCGGCTCCCTGGGAGCTATCCTGGAGACCACCAGAGTCGCCATGATGCCGATCAGAACGACGACGAACATCACCTCTAAAAGGGTGAATCCCCGGCGACCGCTGGTCATGACTTCATTCCCAGTTGGTTATGTCCTTGCCGTCCCCTTCGCCGCCTTCCTCCCCGTCGGGGCCGCAGGAAAACAAGTCGAACTCGCCGTGATCCCCGGGCTTGCGATAGACGTATTCCTTACCCCAGGGGTCGACCGGAACCTTCTTGAGATAGCCGCCCTCCTTCCACCTCTTGGGCTCCGGGGACGTGGTGGGCTTCTCCACCAAAGACTCCAGTCCCTGTTCCGTGGTGGGATACATGCCGCTGTCCAGCTTGTACATGTCCAAGGCCTGTTCTATCTCGCGGATCTGAACAAGAGCGGCGGTCCGCTTGGCTTCCTCGCCTCGGCCGACGACTCTAGGAGCCACCAAGGCGGCCAACATTCCTATGATGACCACGACGACGAGAACCTCGACCAACGTGAAACCACTTCGTCTTTTCACAGCAATTCCTCCTTAAAAGATTCTGCTAACGAACGAAACTGGATATATCGAAGATAGGCAACAATATGGCTACCACGACGAAGCCCACGACGAGTCCCAAAAACAACACCATGACAGGCTCTATCAGGTTCGCCATACGATCCATGCTGGCTCTGGCCCTATCCCATCTGGTCTGGGCTATCTGTTCCAAAGCTCCGGCCAGATCGCCTCCTATCTCGCCTATTCTGACGAAATACACCAGGTCTTCGTCGAAAGTACCGTCCTTCTCCAGGGCCTTCTCGAAACGGAGTCCTCCTTTGACCTGATCGGCTATGGCCATCCAGCGATCCTTTCTGGGATCCAGAACGGCGCTCATCCTCAGCGCCTGGACCAGAGGAATGCCCGAACGGAGCAGCGATCCCAGATTGGAACATACGAGGGATACTATTATGTTATTTCTTATCCCCCTGAAGAAGGGCATTTTTATCTTCAATCTGCCCGACTTCACAAGGATGAAGAGGACCAAAACGGCCAGGAGCATAGGAAACCCCATGGCCTGAAAAGCACGGGAAAGCCCCATCAGTATCCTGGTTGGAATGGGAAGGGCCCTGCCCATGTCCGAAAAGAGAACCGCCACCTTGGGAACCACGTAGGTCATCAGAAAAGCCACGACCCCTAACCCTACCACCATCATTATAGCCGGATAGGTCATGGCGGTCTGGAGTCTTCTTCTGAGGGAGGCCTGCATGGAAAAAAGCCCCACCGCCTGGGTCAGAACCTCGTCAAGGGTGCCCCCTCTCTCGCCGGACTCTACCATGCTGCACAGGTTTTCGTCGAAACATCCGGCATCCCTCAGGGAGGAGGAAAGCCTCCGTCCCCCCTCCACCGCCTGTCTAAGCGATCCGTACAGCAACCCGAGCCTCTTGCCTCCCTGTTTCTCCAGCAATTTCAGGGCCTCGGACAGGGGAAGACCGGCCTTGAGATATGTAGAGAGGGACCGACAGAAGGTCTCGTGATCGTCCAGAGACAGCGACCGAACCGTAGATTTCCTCTTAGATCCGCTGTCCTCGGACATATCAACCACGACAAGTCCCTGAACCGCCAGGCTTTCCGCCGCCTGCTGGGTTCCCGGAGCCTCTATACGACCTTTTTTGAGACTGCCCTTTGAGTCGTAGGCGCTGTAGCGATAGGTAGGCATGTCACACCTCTCCGGCCACTCGGATCAACTCTTCCGGCGAAGTGGCCCCTTTCTCCACAAGAGAGAGGCCGATCTCCCAGAGAGTACGAAATCCCTGAGGCTCGGCCAGGGCCCTCATCTCGGCGGCTGGGGCATTCCTCGCTATGGCCTCTCTCAGATCGTCGTCTATGATCAGCTGTTCGTATATGCCAACTCGACCTCTGTAGCCAGTGCCGGAACAGTCAGGGCAGCCGGTTGGTCCCCAGGCTTTTTTGACGCCGTTTTTGGCCAGTATGGAGGGAACAGGAACCTCCTGTCTACAGTGGGGGCAGAGACGGCGTACCAGCCTCTGAGCCACTACCCCTACCAGTGATCCGGCCACCAGATAGGGCTCTACCCCCATGTCGGCCAGACGGGCGACGGCGCTTATGGAATCGTTGGTATGAAGGGTCGACAGGACCAGATGTCCGGTAAGGGACGCCTGAACACCTATGTGGGCCGTGTCGAAATCCCTCATCTCACCTATCATGACTATATCCGGGTCCTGCCTGAGAATGGATCTCAGAGCGGAGGCAAAGGTCATGCCGGCCTTTTCGTTCACCTGTATCTGGGCCACCCCCGGAAGGTCGTACTCCACCGGATCCTCGACTGTTATGACGTTAACCGACGGCTTGGCCAGTTCCTGAAGGATGGCGTAGAGGCTAGTGGACTTACCGGAACCGGTGGGACCGGTGAACAATATCATCCCATAGGGGCTGGATATTATTCTCTCCATGAGTCCCAGTTCCCTCTCATCCATGCCCAGATCCCTCAGAGTAAGGGCTCCGCCTCCCTTATCCAGGAGCCTAAGGGCCATCCTCTCACCGTGCTGGGTGGGAACCGAGTTCACTCGGACATCCACCGCTCTTCCTCCCACCGTTATACCTATGCGGCCATCCTGGGGTGCCATGTGCTCCGCAATGTCCATCCTGGCCATTACCTTTATCCTGCTGACCAGGGGAGCCTGGTGGCTTCTGGGCAATTTCAGCCTATCCCGAAGGACACCGTCCACCCTAAAGCGAATTATAACCGAATCCTCGTAGGACTCGACGTGGATGTCGGTGGCCCTCTGTTTCATTGCATCGGCGAAGAGACCGTTCACCAAGCGAATGACAGGGACGTCAACCGAGTCGCTGAGGACGTCCTCCCTGGCGAGGGCATCCACGTCGTCTATGCCCTCCATGTCCCGGACCGCGTCGTCGGCGGCCCCGCTGCGCAGATCGTACAGCTGGTTTATACGCTCCGATATAGCCGCTGGATCGTGGATCTCTACGTCCACGACCGCCCCGAGAGCGTATCCCAAAGCCTGAGCCCTGTCGTAACGGTCCAGAGATGGCACAGCCACCACCAGCAGATCCTCCTCCTTTCTTATGGGGAGGATTCCGTCGGAACGAAGACCGTCCAGACTGACAGAGCCAGGGAGCATCTCCGCTATGATCGAAACTTCAGGGAGGTTCCTCGACTTGGAATGGGTTGAATCGATCATTTCTGCTTCTTCACCGCTTCCCGGTACATCTCCTGGAAACGCCGGTTGAGCCGGATCTCCGCCTCGCTCAGGCCGAGGTCAGTATCGGAGGCGGCAACCGCCTTGCTGGCCTCCGTGGCCGCTTCGGGAGTCTCAAGTATGTAGGGGGTTAGAAAAACCATAAGCTCTATCTTTTCCCTCTGGTTGGTCGAGCTCTTGAACAGCTCTCCCACCAGGGGAATGTAGGAGAGTATGGGAACCCTCTGTTTGAGGCTCTTCTCCGTCTCCTTGAGAAGGCCCCCCAAAATTATAGT carries:
- a CDS encoding GspE/PulE family protein codes for the protein MIDSTHSKSRNLPEVSIIAEMLPGSVSLDGLRSDGILPIRKEEDLLVVAVPSLDRYDRAQALGYALGAVVDVEIHDPAAISERINQLYDLRSGAADDAVRDMEGIDDVDALAREDVLSDSVDVPVIRLVNGLFADAMKQRATDIHVESYEDSVIIRFRVDGVLRDRLKLPRSHQAPLVSRIKVMARMDIAEHMAPQDGRIGITVGGRAVDVRVNSVPTQHGERMALRLLDKGGGALTLRDLGMDERELGLMERIISSPYGMILFTGPTGSGKSTSLYAILQELAKPSVNVITVEDPVEYDLPGVAQIQVNEKAGMTFASALRSILRQDPDIVMIGEMRDFDTAHIGVQASLTGHLVLSTLHTNDSISAVARLADMGVEPYLVAGSLVGVVAQRLVRRLCPHCRQEVPVPSILAKNGVKKAWGPTGCPDCSGTGYRGRVGIYEQLIIDDDLREAIARNAPAAEMRALAEPQGFRTLWEIGLSLVEKGATSPEELIRVAGEV
- a CDS encoding PAS domain S-box protein — its product is MKFSRMALSEWGAYMVGVIFCMVVYLGGMFFLDRSEVSKSREEGLLRRSEQLTLAARATSDRLNDMVRHFSTVSRYVSSSFISSDFDRDSLREIQSLELISFPQILDISVVTYDDDQWMYGSENRTIFEQSLHWGKLFLSRYMERGRGNWIPPFSISPGLRMMGIVYPLRQGRIAYGAMVVTLDLDRLLGHVVYDLKMGGSSYILSPLGDVVLSSDTETVGHSVFGDLHGRKADLRLMTRDVLNRSSGESLEQLSGEGLRVLAWHSARIGGQKLVLVHVSPDPAHLNVVFHFRRRLPLTVFLGVTLVILSLLFVSSYRKVWGILTEGERRYAAVLEAQTDPLIRFRSDWTITFVNQACCRFWGLSREKLIGSSLANRLKGTERLGLQSLLDGLDRGESRQGEWTQSINSPDGSERWIRWSCVPVSGVGSTGLEIQAVGRDITSLYSLQRELARRKDALNAILEGAPVPICMTGLNGEVKRFNRTGKILSANDGALRRMARRVVRQGYGIYGEELSFSDEKGNRRVFSVNVVPYKDENGGIKGTIVAGMELTEVRNIARRLLEEREDRYRKILNAIGDGVLLCRKGVDELFRVDLSNPVASEMIGGDVRPPVGRSLGEIFSSPSLRQVETLLSCSRGPVGLTGDLRRPDGSSLPVEMSLTVFSEDNLPVLLIVMKDISERLEARAREKNYARQLRKLIGRLDEVEQQERQRMAAYLHDVVGQNLASVKIRLGLAMRDASGSVREGLKQCVVLADQIISETRAMTFELGSPLLDELGFGPALERMCDVVRRDRGLAVSVKDDGSADLLDRRSRGLLYRSIRELLINVAKHAEVSEAFVSLERDGKFVVATVLDEGRGYDPENLDRSAADLSFGLLSIRERLAGMGGELICRSSPGKGTRATIKLPVR
- a CDS encoding type II secretion system F family protein; the encoded protein is MPTYRYSAYDSKGSLKKGRIEAPGTQQAAESLAVQGLVVVDMSEDSGSKRKSTVRSLSLDDHETFCRSLSTYLKAGLPLSEALKLLEKQGGKRLGLLYGSLRQAVEGGRRLSSSLRDAGCFDENLCSMVESGERGGTLDEVLTQAVGLFSMQASLRRRLQTAMTYPAIMMVVGLGVVAFLMTYVVPKVAVLFSDMGRALPIPTRILMGLSRAFQAMGFPMLLAVLVLFILVKSGRLKIKMPFFRGIRNNIIVSLVCSNLGSLLRSGIPLVQALRMSAVLDPRKDRWMAIADQVKGGLRFEKALEKDGTFDEDLVYFVRIGEIGGDLAGALEQIAQTRWDRARASMDRMANLIEPVMVLFLGLVVGFVVVAILLPIFDISSFVR
- the gspG gene encoding type II secretion system major pseudopilin GspG, coding for MKRRSGFTLVEVLVVVVIIGMLAALVAPRVVGRGEEAKRTAALVQIREIEQALDMYKLDSGMYPTTEQGLESLVEKPTTSPEPKRWKEGGYLKKVPVDPWGKEYVYRKPGDHGEFDLFSCGPDGEEGGEGDGKDITNWE
- a CDS encoding response regulator; this translates as MMVADDHQIVRKGLVMLLEAEKNIDIVAEVSDGRAAVDIAEELRPHVAVMDIVMPGMGGIEATRRLRKLGVAVVALSMHSDRHFVVEMFRAGARAFLLKDCATDELVGAIRAVVEGEAYLGPSIERGLGMDLSSLDYLIAEEDQRMELTPREWEILQLVAEGRSTREIASSLNLSAKTVENHRQSVMNKLDLHNVADLTKYAIRCGLTDTELL
- a CDS encoding prepilin-type N-terminal cleavage/methylation domain-containing protein yields the protein MTSGRRGFTLLEVMFVVVLIGIMATLVVSRIAPREPDGLISLNRYLSDARSEAMDRGPLILTVEDGSPVVLDGSLEPIDLRSELPDGSWRVVPERILFYRDGSCSPGRLTLKGAKGEESFLIAVTGRAYEAPR